Proteins encoded in a region of the Deltaproteobacteria bacterium genome:
- a CDS encoding response regulator yields the protein MDERILIVEDETRIAALLRDYLQNAGYTASLLERGDQVIGCVRQYLPDLILLDIMLPGLDGIEICREIRKFSGVPIIMITARVEEVDRLIGLELGADDYICKPFSPREVVARVKAVLRRVGSKPFEEKMVVGPISVDKKKRRVMIHDEEIKLTPNEFTLLWVMMAHPDRVFTRNELIDSVQGYNFDGYDRTIDTHVKNLRKKLAALLPDREVIGAVYGVGYRMNGKI from the coding sequence ATGGACGAACGCATTCTCATCGTTGAGGACGAGACGCGGATAGCCGCTCTTCTCAGAGACTATCTGCAGAACGCGGGATATACCGCTTCTCTCCTGGAACGCGGCGATCAGGTGATCGGCTGCGTCAGACAGTATCTCCCGGATCTGATCCTGCTCGATATCATGCTGCCGGGGTTGGACGGTATAGAAATCTGTCGGGAGATCAGGAAGTTCTCCGGCGTTCCCATCATTATGATCACCGCGCGAGTGGAAGAAGTGGATCGTTTGATCGGATTGGAATTAGGGGCGGACGATTATATTTGTAAGCCTTTCAGCCCGAGGGAAGTCGTAGCGCGTGTGAAAGCGGTTCTGCGTCGAGTCGGCTCCAAACCCTTCGAAGAAAAAATGGTGGTCGGACCCATATCCGTGGATAAGAAGAAACGCCGGGTGATGATCCATGATGAGGAAATAAAGCTCACTCCCAACGAGTTTACGCTGCTATGGGTTATGATGGCGCACCCGGATCGGGTGTTTACCAGGAATGAACTGATCGATTCCGTTCAGGGGTATAATTTTGACGGATACGATCGGACCATCGATACGCATGTGAAGAACTTGCGTAAAAAACTGGCGGCGCTTCTCCCCGACCGCGAGGTCATAGGCGCCGTTTACGG